The window TATGGAAAATATTTAGGAATAGCCGTTTGCAACATAGTAGAGATAATAAGTGATTTTGCAACAAGTGGCAGCGGAGTATTTGGCAAGGTAGCAGGAAAGTTAGTATCAGTTCTTGGCAAGGCAGGCAAGAGGGTAAGAACATATCTTGGCAGGTTTGCAAAACTTCAAAAGTTAGAACTTGAGATATCAGAGAAGACATTAAAATGGTTGAATGAAGGTGTAGCAGAGTATAAGGTGTACTTTGGTATAGACAAGAAAACAGGAAAACCAGTATATGTAGGTATCACAAAAAGAGACCCTGAGATAAGACTAAATGAACACAACAAGAGTGGAAAAGATTTTGAAACATTAAAAGTTCGAGTGAAAGGTTTGACGAAGAATCAGGCAAGAGCGATAGAGCAGTATTATATAGAACATGGACCAAATGCCCTCAACAGAGCAAACAGTATTTCGCCGAGCTCAGAGTATTACAGTGAAGCACTGAAATGGGCAGAGTATTATCTTAAGAAGAATAAATTAATAGAGTAAAGAGAGGAGAGGTGATTTATAGTGTGGAAATATGATCCGAACAAAGATAAGTACGCCATGAGATGGCAGAAGAGGTACGAATCATTGCCAGAGGATGTGAGGAGAAGACTTGATGAGTGGAATGAAGTGATTAGTCAGTTGGATAGGGAAAACAGGACAGAAGAGTACCAGCTGAGGGTGATAAAAAGGAGCAGGGTAGAGCCAAAAGCTGGTGATGTGTTTGTGTTAAGTCCGAGGGAGGGTTTGTATTTTTACGGTAAGGTAATGGTAGCAAAGATAAAGAATGAGGATGATTCATTTATAAATGGTGCCTATTCAGTGTTTATATTCAAGTGCAAGAGCAGAAAGCCAGATATGAGCGGGTATAAGCCTGATTATAACAATTTGCTGATACCGCCGGCGATAGTACCGAGGTGGTACTGGACGAGCGGAAGGTTTTACAATGTTGGGCATGAAGAGATAACAGAAGAAGAGAAGAGATTGGATTATGGGTTTTATGATGGTATAACAAATGTTTTTTACAAAGAAGATGGGACAATATTGAAAAGAGAGCCGAAGATATGGGGAAGCTATGGAATAAAAACGTATATAGGAATAGCATATCTTGTTCAAAGGGAGCTTGTGATAGACCCGAGTTTGGCAGAGTTTGATGAGTAGCGGGTTATAAGGGGGGCAGTTGGAGCTGCTCCCTTGTTTTTGATTAAAACATTGTTTTTCTTTGAACATTTTAATTTTCACCATTTTAGTATTGCCATGCGCATGAAACATAGTAGAGATAATAAGTGATTTTGCAACAAGTGGCAGCGGAGTATTTGGCAAGGCAGCAGGAAAGTTAATATCAGTTCTTGGCAAAGCAGGAAAAAGAGTCAGAGTTAAATTAGGGAAGATAGTAAAGAAATATGATGTTTTATGGGATTTGCCACCATATGGTGGGAAATACATTAACGGACGTTATTATACACAACATGCACTTGAAAGAATGGCTCCTGATATTCCTGAGGTAAGAGCTTTTTTAGTGCAAAAATATCACAAAATAGCAACAGAAAAATATGGCTATAAACCGGGAACGGAAAAATACGTTGATTTTATGAAGGACAAAGTTAATCCTAGAGGTATACCGCCAATGGTGATTGAGAATGCGATAAGGCATGGGAAAAGGCAGCCGGGGGATAAACCTGGAACATGGAAATATACTACTTCTGATGTAACAGTAGTTATAAATGACAGAGGAGATGTTATAACAGCATATCCAGAGGGGGAATAAAGTAGTGTGTATTAATTACGATATTAATGATTTATTTAAATTATTCGGTGAAAAAAAATTTCTAGAAGATGAATATAAAGCAGAAACATTCCATTGGAGTATAGAAGATAAATATGGGCTAGGTATATTCTTTTACATGTCAGTTTATGAGTGTGAGTGTAGTTTATCATTATATTTTAACGAAACAAAAGGAATAATTGATTTAGATTTATATAAAGTTAAAGAGGTGAGGCGAAAGAGTGATGAAGAAGGTGAGAAGATGATAATAGAAAGGAAAGGGGATAGGGCAGGAGTAGTAGCATATTTTAAGCCTAATTTTGCGATAGAGATTAACAAAGTGAGAAAGAAGAGTGATGCAAGTATAGGGCAGAAGATAAAGTATAACGTATATGAATTAATAGACCTGTTTGAAAGTGAAGCATATGAAGCTAATGAAGAGGAGCAAAAGTATTGGTGGAGGAAGAGAGATAGAGAAGGGTTTTGTTTAACATTTTACATGTCAGTAAATGAAAGTATATGTGATTTATGTTTAACTTATGAGAATTTTGAGAAGCCGATATTTAATATAGAGATAGACGGAGTGCGAAGATTGAGGGGAGAAAGTGAGAGGAAAGAAGGGGAGTTGGTAATGGAGAGATTGATTATAGAGAGAAGTGAAGGGAAGTCACCGGTAGTGGTATACTTTAGACCTAATTTTAAGATAGAGATTGAGGATATAGATAAACTATAGTTAACAGGATAGGGGAAATAGGCCAACATGTTTGTCAGAAGATTTTTGGGGCTCTGTTAAACAGATTATTTATGAGAGCCCCTGATATTTTTAATATGAACCAATAGCAAATTAACAGAAAATAAAGAGAGTGGGTATATATATGCCACAGCAAGATATTATTTACCGCAGGTAGGCAGATTTATAAGCAAGGACAGGATATTTGGAGAGATAGCCGAGCTTACAAGTCAGAATCCATATGTATATTGTTTGAACAATCCGCTGATATATGTAGATCCGAGTGGAGAGCTAAGTGTAAGACAGAGCATATTGTTAATCCAAGGATTGGGATTGGGTTTATGGGAAGTTGCAAGGGAACAATTAAAAGCATTAGGAGATATTATCAGTTTTAGGTTTATAGGAGCATTTATTAATATAGCAAAAGCTTTACCGAAATTATTAAACAGTGATGTTATAAAGGAATTATTGAAGAGTTTATATGATAGGTATGTAGAACCTGTTGAATATGTTATAAAGCATACAAGAGAAGTGTTTAGTGGCAGAGCATGTAATGAAGAAGTTAAGGAATATGGAAAGAAGTTAGGAATAGTAGTTGGGACAATAGTAGCAACAGTAGCAGATATTATATTAGGCAAGAGAGCGATAGAATTAGGAGCAAAGTTAATACAGAAGTTAGGTAATATAAGTAAGAGAGTAAAAGGTTTAATTTGGAAGGCAACAGAAGAAGCACCTAAGAAGAGGATTACGCTTGAGGATTTGATTGAGACCGCTAAATTTGTTGAGAAAAAGAAATCTACCGGATTATGTATTTATGAAAAAGTGGTGGTTTTGAGAATGCTTTAAGAGATTTCTATAATTTGGAGCCGAAGAATGTAAAAATAATTGAAGGAACATACAAAGGAGATATTCAAATAACATATGTAGGAGATTTAGAAGATGGGAAGACAGTAATTGTAAGACTGAAAAGTGATGAGGGAAGACCAACGTTGGAGATACAAAAGTTTAGTGAAATATCAAATAGAAGTAAACCAAAGATAAAAATCAGGTATAATGATAATTAGTTTTTGTTGGTTGTTAAATTAAATGCAATAGTGAATAATTAAAGCCATAGCTTCAAACAGTCTATGATTGTAGTATGGAATGGCAAAACCATACGCAAGGAGGTTTGAAGCTATGGCTTACAATAAACATACTACAAAAAGAATAAGATTTGAACACTCAAGCAGAGTATATAACAATAGCAATGACAAGTTGGAGTTATAATATGATATAAGAAAAATGGCGAAAAAATTAGCTACAAGAGTAAGTGCAATTTTCCTTTGAAGCAAAAATAGGTACAACACCTCGAGGAAAAATAATACTTAAAGTTTATTTAAAAAACACTTTAGTGTAACTAGAAAACAATTTGTTTTAAAAAGCAAGGAGTGGCAGGAAATGTAAACTATCAGACGAAATATGTTTATGAAGATTCAGAGATTATTGGGAAACAAGTTCACCAAGTTAAGTATTTAAACGTACGATATATTGAAATTTAAAAAGCAAAAATAAGAGAAGGTTGATAATAATGAGTTGGATAGATATGGGAGTTAGATGTGAGACAATTAAATTTGAAGGTAGTCAAGGGTTTTTCATAAGGTTGATTAAAGGACAAAAAAAGTTTGAGATATTAGAATCGGGATATCCATATTCAGTTTTGTTTTGTGCAACTGAAAACAGGAAGAGACTTATGGAGATGTTAGAAACGGAGGATCCGGTTGTTTTAGAAGAAGAGTTGTATATGTATATTGGGAGGAATACAGGATATGTAAATTGGTTAATTAGAGATAGTTATCCGGACTCAAATGATAAGGTACATTATATTATACCTACAAAGAATTATGTTATCGAATTTATAAGTAGTCTTGTACCGCCAGATATTATATATCCTTTTTATAAGAAAATGATAGAGATTGACGAAGAAAAAGTGATAGAAGGATTGGAGCTTACAGATATGTCATGGGAGTACGATAAGGAAGATTATATAGAATTTGTTGACGATGAGTTTCTTGAAAAAATGGATATTAGTAAGGGGCTATTTATTGGAGATCTAATATACAAGGAAGGGAAACTTAGAATATTATTAGATCAAGGAATAAGGAAAAATGAGGAAGGTAAATATTATATAGGTGAGCAATTTGTAGTAAAATTTGAGGGTGGTATAGAGGCAGTAAGATTTGCAGATGAAGGCAGAAGATTGTTATTGTGGCTTATATTTTGGG is drawn from Caldicellulosiruptor naganoensis and contains these coding sequences:
- a CDS encoding GIY-YIG nuclease family protein, with protein sequence MNNPLIYVDPSGELSVRQILLLTKSFAESFVKKAAQKIAEAIGGLSLKNLGFFKDIVVGIIKGVIRLSDIARVLAEGYFKEYIEPVEKLVKLSSEVFGRGVVCDSKVIEYGKYLGIAVCNIVEIISDFATSGSGVFGKVAGKLVSVLGKAGKRVRTYLGRFAKLQKLELEISEKTLKWLNEGVAEYKVYFGIDKKTGKPVYVGITKRDPEIRLNEHNKSGKDFETLKVRVKGLTKNQARAIEQYYIEHGPNALNRANSISPSSEYYSEALKWAEYYLKKNKLIE
- a CDS encoding immunity 26/phosphotriesterase HocA family protein; translation: MWKYDPNKDKYAMRWQKRYESLPEDVRRRLDEWNEVISQLDRENRTEEYQLRVIKRSRVEPKAGDVFVLSPREGLYFYGKVMVAKIKNEDDSFINGAYSVFIFKCKSRKPDMSGYKPDYNNLLIPPAIVPRWYWTSGRFYNVGHEEITEEEKRLDYGFYDGITNVFYKEDGTILKREPKIWGSYGIKTYIGIAYLVQRELVIDPSLAEFDE